A stretch of Henckelia pumila isolate YLH828 chromosome 4, ASM3356847v2, whole genome shotgun sequence DNA encodes these proteins:
- the LOC140864017 gene encoding proline--tRNA ligase, chloroplastic/mitochondrial — translation MGALRLPCLASLSSAAAAAAIPHRHQFCKIRLPLRRISASNFSSQSSTAQKELVTPSELNDGSPKPKPQQEKERVITPRSQDFNAWYLDIIANAELADYGPVRGTMVIRPYGYAIWEAIQEYLNVKFKETGHSNMYFPQFIPYSFIEKEASHVEGFSPELALVTIGGGKELEEKLVVRPTSETIVNHMFTQWIHSYRDLPLMINQWVNVTRWEMRTKPFVRTLEFLWQEGHTAHATPEEAEKEALQMIDVYIKFAYEEAAIPVIAGRKSKMETFAGASKTYTIEAMMGDRKALQAGTTHNLGQNFSRAFGTQFTDENGQRQHVWQTSWAISTRFVGGIIMTHGDDIGLMLPPNLAPVQVMIVPIWKKPDEKAGVLDAASSVREILQAAGIKVKVDDSEQRTPGWKFNFWEMKGVPLRIEIGPRDVSSGSVVVSRRDIPGKQGKEFGISMESSTLVAYIKGKLDEVQSSLLEQATSFRDSNIIDVVSYDELKEAIAQGKWARGPWSASDKDEQKVKEETGATIRCFPFEQPKGAKKCLMTGNPADEVAIFAKSY, via the exons ATGGGTGCTCTTCGACTCCCTTGCCTCGCTTCACTGtcctccgccgccgccgccgcggCAATTCCCCACCGTCACCAATTCTGTAAGATACGCCTTCCCCTACGTCGCATCTCAGCGTCCAATTTCTCCTCCCAAAGCAGCACCGCTCAGAAAGAACTCGTGACTCCTTCCGAACTCAACGACGGCTCGCCGAAGCCCAAACCCCAGCAAGAAAAGGAACGTGTTATCACCCCTCGCTCGCAGGACTTTAATGCTTGGTATTTGGACATAATTGCTAATGCGGAGCTCGCTGATTATGGCCCTGTTCGTGGCACCATGGTTATTCGCCCCTACGGTTATGCCATCTGGGAGGCGATTCAG GAGTATTTGAACGTGAAGTTTAAGGAGACTGGTCATAGTAATATGTATTTCCCCCAG TTTATACCATATTCATTCATTGAGAAAGAAGCTAGCCATGTTGAAGGTTTTAGTCCAGAATTAGCTCTTGTTACAATTGGAGGAGGAAAGGAGCTTGAAGAAAAACTTGTG GTTCGACCTACTAGTGAAACAATTGTAAACCATATGTTCACTCAATGGATCCACAGTTACCGTGATCTTCCACTTATGATCAATCAG TGGGTAAATGTGACAAGGTGGGAGATGCGTACCAAACCATTTGTCAGAACTCTTGAATTTCTTTGGCAGGAGGGTCACACAGCTCATGCCACTCCAGAGGAGGCAGAAAAGGAG GCGTTACAAATGATTGACGTATATATCAAATTCGCTTATGAGGAAGCTGCAATACCAGTTATTGCTGGTCGTAAATCAAAGATGGAGACATTTGCAGGTGCTTCAAAGACCTATACCATTGAAGCAATGATGGGAGATCGAAAGGCTTTGCAGGCAGGAACAACTCACAACCTTGGACAGAATTTTTCACGTGCATTCGGAACACAG TTCACTGATGAGAATGGACAAAGGCAACATGTATGGCAGACATCATGGGCAATTAGCACCAGGTTTGTTGGTGGTATAATTATGACGCATGGAGATGACATTGGCTTGATGCTTCCTCCAAATCTAGCACCTGTGCAG GTTATGATAGTTCCAATCTGGAAGAAGCCCGATGAGAAAGCAGGAGTTTTAGATGCTGCCTCATCtgtgagagaaattctccaagCAGCCGGAATAAAGGTTAAAGTTGATGACTCAGAGCAGAGAACACCTGGGTGGAAGTTCAACTTTTGGGAAATGAAG GGGGTCCctctaaggattgaaattgGTCCTCGAGATGTTTCGAGTGGGAGTGTGGTGGTTTCTAGAAGAGATATTCCTGGAAAACAAGGAAAAGAATTTGGTATATCCATGGAATCTTCAACTTTGGTGGCTTATATAAAAGGCAAGTTGGATGAGGTCCAATCCTCACTTCTAGAACAAGCAACATCATTCCGAGATAG CAACATTATTGACGTGGTTTCTTACGACGAGCTGAAAGAGGCAATAGCTCAAGGAAAATGGGCAAGGGGACCTTGGTCAGCCAG CGACAAAGATGAACAAAAGGTGAAAGAAGAAACGGGGGCGACTATTAGATGTTTCCCTTTTGAACAGCCGAAGGGGGCAAAGAAATGCTTGATGACTGGAAATCCAGCAGATGAAGTTGCGATTTTCGCCAAATCTTATTAG
- the LOC140861668 gene encoding receptor-like protein EIX2, producing the protein MPIKDQIFDLLVLAVLLSLNTNTASGNTMIRCLDNERRALLELKNDLVDEYDRLSSWGTGESKWECCEWRGVHCHNATNHVARLSLRGPSQSDGNAPLRGAISPSLLELKHLTYLDLSLNDFESSSIPEFISSLNHLSYLNLSNANFGATVPPSLGNLSELVYLDLGYNFLFAENLDWVIHLGLLEYLDLSNVFLINETTNWLQAISGLSSIKELHWRYVDLKELLPSALPTINASTPLSIVDLSRNHISFSMLHWFLQFNDSLTFVDFSVNNLTGPISSAFESVRSFEHLDLSRNSLGGGIPKFLGNMSSLLYFNLQHTKLTAQLSELMMKLSGPLEKNFQYLDLSYNTINGSLIDFLRFTSLTRLALRSNNLNGFIEKGYLNIPLLIALDLSSNNFSGSIPDLTTSPLLEVLFLDKNMFNGPLEESIGCLWQLKVLCLGSNQLEGVITEVHLLNLSRRLTLNCSPDWIPTFQLVAASVSGCNIGPQFPEWLRFQTELVFLDISFNQITGNISTWIGNLASKLVYLNVSNNQIHGVFPNITFSTATISWDSYALVLDIVGGSVLDLSRNRIMGPVFFLCFTSSWRLLDLSDNLFFGQLPECFANYSSLQFLNLANNSFSGRIPQSFGSLSSSSWLNLRNNNFSGRIPSSMRNCHSLEVNDMGNNRLTGEIPGWIGTQFSISLLVLSLRSNEFYGAIPPSICSLERIQVLALSSNNVSGAIPSCIHLLKAMAKKPTPFTLLYMSQTGHRNPDDDAFSAYRGLLDGVYFMWKGQELKFVNGLTLVSLIDLSDNILSGGILSEITELIGLIGLNLARNNLTGSIP; encoded by the exons ATGCCCATCAAAGATCAAATCTTTGATCTTCTTGTTCTTGCTGTTCTGCTTTCTTTAAACACGAACACGGCTTCTGGGAATACAATGATCAGATGCTTAGATAACGAGAGAAGAGCCCTTCTTGAGTTAAAAAATGATCTCGTCGATGAATATGACCGGCTTTCGTCTTGGGGAACCGGAGAAAGCAAATGGGAGTGCTGCGAATGGAGAGGCGTCCACTGCCACAACGCTACTAATCACGTCGCTCGATTGAGCCTAAGAGGTCCCTCACAATCTGACGGCAATGCTCCTCTACGAGGTGCCATTAGCCCTTCGTTGCTCGAGTTGAAGCACTTGACTTATCTGGACCTCAGCCTCAATGATTTCGAGTCTTCCTCTATCCCGGAGTTCATCAGCTCACTCAACCACTTGAGTTATCTCAATCTTTCCAATGCTAATTTCGGTGCAACAGTTCCCCCATCTCTTGGGAACCTTTCCGAGTTGGTATATCTTGATCTTGGCTATAATTTTCTCTTCGCCGAAAATCTTGATTGGGTGATCCATCTTGGTTTATTGGAGTATCTTGATCTCAGCAATGTGTTTCTCATAAATGAGACCACCAATTGGTTGCAAGCAATCAGTGGATTGAGTTCCATTAAAGAGTTACATTGGAGATATGTTGATCTCAAAGAATTGCTCCCTTCTGCTCTGCCCACGATCAATGCTTCGACTCCTCTCTCTATAGTCGACTTGTCGCGTAATCATATCTCATTTTCCATGCTCCATTGGTTCTTGCAGTTTAACGATAGCCTAACATTTGTAGATTTTTCGGTTAACAATCTAACCGGTCCCATTTCGAGTGCTTTTGAAAGCGTTAGGTCCTTTGAACATCTCGATCTCTCCAGAAATTCTCTTGGAGGTGGGATTCCTAAGTTCCTTGGAAATATGAGTAGTTTGTTGTACTTCAATCTGCAACATACCAAATTGACCGCACAGCTTTCCGAGCTGATGATGAAATTGTCCGGGCCTCTAGAAAAGAATTTTCAGTATCTGGACTTAAGTTATAACACGATAAATGGATCATTGATTGATTTTTTGAGGTTCACATCCTTGACTCGACTAGCACTCCGGAGTAATAACTTAAATGGATTCATCGAAAAAGGGTACTTGAATATTCCTCTGTTGATAGCTCTAGATTTGTCGTCAAACAATTTCAGTGGTTCTATACCGGATCTAACGACATCTCCTCTCCTGGAAGTGTTGTTCCTTGATAAAAATATGTTCAATGGCCCTTTGGAGGAAAGTATAGGATGCCTGTGGCAACTGAAGGTTTTGTGTCTTGGTTCGAATCAGCTAGAAGGGGTAATCACAGAGGTCCATCTCTTAAATCTTTCGAG GCGGTTGACCTTAAATTGTAGCCCTGATTGGATCCCAACTTTTCAGCTAGTAGCCGCGAGTGTCTCCGGATGCAACATAGGACCACAGTTTCCGGAGTGGCTTCGGTTTCAGACTGAGTTAGTGTTTCTTGATATCTCATTTAACCAAATCACAGGCAACATTTCGACGTGGATAGGTAATCTAGCTTCCAAACTTGTTTATTTGAATGTCTCAAATAACCAAATACATGGTGTCTTTCCCAACATTACATTCTCCACTGCCACCATCAGTTGGGATTCTTATGCACTTGTTCTTGATATAGTGGGAGGATCAGTACTAGATCTATCAAGAAACAGAATTATGGGTCCAGTGTTCTTTCTATGCTTTACCAGCTCATGGAGATTGCTAGACCTCTCAGACAACCTGTTTTTCGGGCAACTTCCGGAGTGTTTTGCAAACTACAGTTCATTACAGTTTCTTAATTTGGCCAACAATAGTTTCTCTGGAAGAATCCCACAATCATTTGGCTCGTTGTCATCGTCATCGTGGTTGAATTTACGAAACAATAATTTTTCTGGAAGAATTCCCTCGTCCATGAGGAACTGCCATAGTTTGGAAGTGAATGATATGGGAAACAATAGGCTAACCGGTGAGATACCAGGTTGGATTGGAACTCAGTTTTCTATAAGCTTGCTTGTTCTAAGCCTACGTTCCAACGAGTTCTACGGCGCCATACCTCCAAGCATTTGTAGTTTAGAGAGAATCCAAGTCTTGGCTCTATCTTCAAACAATGTTTCTGGAGCTATACCAAGCTGCATACATTTACTCAAGGCCATGGCTAAAAAGCCAACTCCTTTTACATTACTTTATATGAGCCAAACAGGTCATCGAAATCCAGACGATGA